From one Tsukamurella tyrosinosolvens genomic stretch:
- the rpsG gene encoding 30S ribosomal protein S7, translating to MPRKGPAPKRPVVNDPVYGSQVVTQLVNKVLLDGKKSTAERIVYGALEATREKTGTDPVLTLKKALDNVRPSLEVKSRRVGGATYQVPIEVKAGRANTLALRWLVTFTRQRREKTMVERLANEILDASNGLGASVKRREDTHKMAEANRAFAHYRW from the coding sequence ATGCCTCGTAAGGGACCGGCGCCCAAGCGCCCCGTCGTCAATGACCCCGTCTACGGCTCGCAGGTCGTCACGCAGCTCGTGAACAAGGTGCTGCTGGACGGCAAGAAGTCGACCGCCGAGCGCATCGTCTACGGCGCGCTCGAGGCCACCCGTGAGAAGACCGGCACCGATCCGGTTCTCACCCTCAAGAAGGCGCTCGACAACGTCCGCCCGTCGCTCGAGGTGAAGAGCCGCCGCGTCGGTGGCGCCACCTACCAGGTGCCGATCGAGGTGAAGGCCGGTCGTGCCAACACCCTCGCGCTGCGCTGGCTGGTGACCTTCACGCGGCAGCGTCGCGAGAAGACCATGGTCGAGCGGCTCGCCAACGAGATCCTCGATGCGAGCAACGGCCTGGGCGCTTCCGTGAAGCGTCGCGAGGACACCCACAAGATGGCCGAGGCCAACCGGGCGTTCGCGCACTACCGCTGGTGA
- the rpsL gene encoding 30S ribosomal protein S12, with amino-acid sequence MPTINQLVRKGRRDKASKTKVAALKGSPQRRGVCTRVYTTTPKKPNSALRKVARVRLTSSVEVTAYIPGEGHNLQEHSMVLVRGGRVKDLPGVRYKIIRGSLDTQGVKNRKQARSRYGAKKEKG; translated from the coding sequence ATGCCAACTATCAACCAGCTGGTCCGCAAGGGCCGCCGGGACAAGGCGTCCAAGACGAAGGTGGCCGCCCTCAAGGGCTCGCCGCAGCGTCGTGGCGTGTGCACCCGCGTCTACACCACGACCCCGAAGAAGCCGAACTCGGCTCTCCGTAAGGTCGCCCGCGTCCGTCTGACGAGTTCGGTCGAGGTCACCGCGTACATCCCCGGCGAAGGCCACAACCTTCAGGAGCACTCGATGGTGCTCGTCCGTGGCGGTCGTGTGAAGGACCTCCCGGGTGTTCGCTACAAGATCATCCGCGGTTCGCTCGACACCCAGGGTGTCAAGAACCGCAAGCAGGCGCGGAGCCGCTACGGCGCGAAGAAGGAGAAGGGCTGA
- a CDS encoding DNA-3-methyladenine glycosylase family protein, producing the protein MTAERSWAPGYPLDLHGTVGVLRRGGGDPAYARTPDGALWRAVHTPDGPGTLRLHLAAGVVTARAWGSGADWLLENAPALIGADDDPSALVPRHAVVERAVAASPGLRLTRSNRVWEALVPTVLEQKVVGAEAWRSWRYLVRRFGTVAPGPTVGPDLRVPPQRAEWAAIPAWEWHRAGVEPVRMRTIIGASAVAVEHRAAKLGALPGIGPWTVGDVLGKACGDPDAVPVGDYHLPRIVGIALAGEALDDPGMLEVLEPYRGQRGRVIRLLVRAGVDRERRGPRVPVRDYRGL; encoded by the coding sequence GTGACGGCAGAACGCTCATGGGCACCGGGGTACCCCCTCGACCTGCACGGCACCGTCGGCGTGCTCCGCCGCGGCGGGGGCGATCCCGCCTACGCGCGGACGCCCGACGGCGCGCTCTGGCGCGCCGTGCACACCCCGGACGGCCCGGGAACGCTCCGCCTGCACCTCGCCGCCGGCGTCGTGACGGCGCGCGCGTGGGGGAGCGGCGCCGACTGGCTCCTCGAGAACGCCCCCGCGCTGATCGGCGCGGACGACGACCCGTCGGCCCTGGTACCGCGGCACGCCGTCGTCGAGCGGGCCGTGGCGGCCTCGCCCGGCCTGCGGCTCACCCGGTCGAACCGCGTCTGGGAGGCGCTCGTGCCGACCGTGCTGGAGCAGAAGGTCGTCGGTGCCGAGGCGTGGCGATCCTGGCGGTACCTGGTCCGACGGTTCGGCACCGTAGCCCCGGGCCCGACGGTCGGCCCCGACCTGCGGGTGCCGCCGCAGCGCGCCGAGTGGGCCGCGATCCCCGCGTGGGAATGGCACCGCGCCGGCGTGGAGCCCGTGCGGATGCGCACGATCATCGGGGCGAGCGCCGTCGCGGTCGAGCATCGCGCCGCGAAGCTCGGGGCCCTCCCCGGCATCGGGCCGTGGACCGTCGGGGACGTGCTCGGGAAGGCGTGCGGCGATCCGGACGCCGTGCCGGTGGGCGACTACCACCTCCCGCGGATCGTGGGAATAGCGCTCGCCGGCGAGGCGTTGGACGATCCCGGAATGCTCGAGGTGCTCGAGCCCTACCGCGGCCAGCGCGGGCGGGTGATCCGGCTGCTGGTCCGGGCGGGCGTCGACCGCGAACGCCGCGGGCCACGGGTGCCGGTGCGCGACTATCGTGGCCTGTAG
- a CDS encoding DUF5313 family protein has protein sequence MSTHTPQTTPNLVQRVKYLMGMRLPDSMHDWVVNDATGPGHNRRFFIRGALMFVPFLVVALVLPSPLWVKLALVAMMALPAIVFVGGLRSIYLQELLADNGIDPHTESGSQLAEHRRRTAVYEEKYRHRAA, from the coding sequence ATGTCCACGCACACTCCACAAACCACACCGAACCTCGTCCAGCGGGTGAAGTACCTCATGGGGATGCGCCTGCCCGACTCCATGCACGACTGGGTGGTCAACGACGCCACCGGCCCCGGCCACAACCGTCGCTTCTTCATCCGCGGGGCACTGATGTTCGTCCCCTTCCTCGTCGTCGCGCTGGTCCTGCCCTCGCCGCTGTGGGTCAAGCTGGCGCTCGTCGCGATGATGGCCCTGCCGGCCATCGTCTTCGTCGGCGGGTTGCGCTCGATCTACCTGCAGGAACTGCTCGCCGACAACGGGATCGACCCGCACACCGAGAGCGGCAGCCAGCTCGCCGAGCATCGCCGCCGCACCGCGGTCTACGAGGAGAAGTACCGGCACCGGGCGGCGTAG
- a CDS encoding ABC transporter permease produces MTTTTTAPAWGLTTRFLLLDVRRQLRNRQTLIVTTVLPVVLYLALHAQAGPDARFAHGDFGAWMMIGLALYGSAAAATTTAAQVAAERSTGWVRTLRLTPLRPPGYIASKVVSALTMSALPVLVLAALAAATGAQAEPQVWVLSLLIAWLGSALFGALGLALGLALRPEIVMHVPGLLLTVLAFGGNVFFPLSGGMLTVAQCTPMYGITALARYPLTGGETLTGAHTSLAGAVVNVVVWFVVFAGAAALAYRRSAER; encoded by the coding sequence ATGACCACCACCACGACCGCGCCCGCCTGGGGCCTGACGACGCGCTTCCTCCTGCTCGACGTGCGGCGGCAGCTGCGCAACCGGCAGACCCTCATCGTCACCACCGTCCTGCCGGTGGTGCTGTACCTGGCGCTGCACGCCCAGGCCGGGCCGGACGCGCGGTTCGCCCACGGCGACTTCGGCGCGTGGATGATGATCGGCCTCGCGCTCTACGGCTCCGCGGCCGCAGCCACCACGACGGCGGCCCAGGTCGCGGCCGAGCGGTCGACGGGGTGGGTGCGCACGCTGCGCCTCACGCCCCTCCGCCCGCCCGGGTACATCGCCTCGAAGGTGGTGAGCGCCCTGACCATGTCGGCGCTGCCGGTGCTCGTGCTCGCGGCGCTGGCCGCCGCGACCGGCGCGCAGGCCGAACCGCAGGTCTGGGTCCTGTCGCTGCTCATCGCCTGGCTCGGGTCGGCGCTCTTCGGTGCGCTCGGGCTCGCGCTCGGCCTGGCGCTGCGGCCCGAGATCGTGATGCACGTGCCGGGCCTGCTGCTCACGGTGCTGGCGTTCGGCGGCAACGTCTTCTTCCCGCTGTCGGGCGGGATGCTGACCGTCGCGCAGTGCACGCCGATGTACGGGATCACCGCGCTCGCGCGGTACCCGCTGACCGGCGGCGAGACCCTCACCGGAGCCCACACCTCGCTGGCCGGGGCCGTCGTCAACGTGGTCGTCTGGTTCGTGGTCTTCGCCGGGGCCGCGGCGCTCGCTTACCGGCGCAGCGCGGAGCGGTGA
- a CDS encoding ABC transporter ATP-binding protein: MTPALELRSLTKTYATATGERFTAVDAVDLTVRQGEVVAFLGPNGAGKSTTIDMILGLIAPDSGTATHAGTVAAVQQSGGLLPTLTVQDTVDLIAALHPGSDPDAAIARAGLGDLRRRTVGKCSGGQQQALRFALALLAEPDLLVLDEPTAGMDVDARRRFWDEVRSDARRGTTVLFATHYLEEADRFADRVVMIAGGRIVADGATADVRAAATGRRVSAVLGPDGAAALVAAVPGVRVAEVRGERTVFAVDGDPRTSDDALRFLLTRTDARDVETRTHGLEEAFLQLTEEKA, from the coding sequence ATGACACCGGCACTGGAACTCAGATCGCTGACCAAGACCTACGCGACCGCGACGGGGGAGCGCTTCACCGCCGTCGACGCCGTCGACCTCACCGTCCGGCAGGGCGAGGTCGTCGCGTTCCTCGGCCCCAACGGAGCGGGCAAGAGCACCACCATCGACATGATCCTCGGCCTCATCGCCCCCGACTCCGGCACCGCGACGCACGCCGGCACCGTCGCCGCGGTGCAGCAGTCGGGTGGGCTCCTGCCCACCCTCACCGTGCAGGACACCGTCGACCTCATCGCCGCGCTGCACCCCGGCTCCGACCCCGACGCCGCGATCGCCCGCGCCGGCCTCGGCGACCTGCGGCGGCGCACCGTCGGGAAGTGCTCCGGCGGGCAACAGCAGGCCCTGCGGTTCGCCCTGGCCCTGCTCGCCGAGCCCGACCTGCTCGTCCTCGACGAGCCCACCGCCGGCATGGACGTCGACGCGCGGCGCCGGTTCTGGGACGAGGTCCGCTCCGACGCCCGCCGCGGCACGACCGTCCTGTTCGCCACCCACTACCTCGAGGAGGCCGACCGGTTCGCCGACCGCGTCGTGATGATCGCGGGCGGGCGGATCGTCGCCGACGGCGCCACCGCCGACGTCCGCGCCGCCGCCACCGGCCGCCGCGTCTCCGCCGTCCTCGGCCCCGACGGTGCCGCCGCCCTCGTCGCGGCCGTGCCCGGCGTCCGGGTGGCGGAGGTGCGGGGCGAGCGCACCGTCTTCGCCGTCGACGGCGACCCGCGCACGTCCGACGACGCACTCCGATTCCTGCTCACCCGTACCGACGCCCGCGACGTGGAGACCCGGACCCACGGTCTCGAAGAGGCGTTCCTGCAGCTCACCGAGGAGAAGGCATGA
- a CDS encoding DUF2277 domain-containing protein — MCRNITELRGLEPAATDEEIEAAARQYVRKVSGVQKVSDANRDAFEKAVAKVTAATEELLDALPARRQPPKTVPPLRRPEVRARIEARAAAESA; from the coding sequence ATGTGCCGGAACATCACTGAACTGCGGGGGCTCGAGCCCGCCGCCACCGACGAGGAGATCGAGGCCGCCGCGCGGCAGTACGTGCGCAAGGTCTCGGGCGTCCAGAAGGTCAGCGACGCCAACCGCGACGCCTTCGAGAAGGCCGTCGCCAAGGTCACCGCCGCCACCGAGGAGCTGCTCGACGCGCTGCCCGCGCGCCGGCAGCCGCCGAAGACGGTGCCGCCCCTGCGCCGCCCCGAGGTCCGGGCGCGGATCGAGGCGCGGGCCGCGGCCGAGTCCGCCTGA
- a CDS encoding NAD(P)/FAD-dependent oxidoreductase, producing the protein MAEVTIVGAGVIGLSCAVRLLEAGHDVRVYGRSLSPDITSAVAAAVWYPYLAEPRDRVTGWSAATLAEFAALAARGVDGVVMTPGTEIFREPVPEPWWTSAVPSVERVEAPRPGYAEGWSFVSPVIEMPVYLPWLAGRVRELGGTVEQRDVRSLAELDGTVVNATGLGARELVGDAGMEPVRGQVVYLEQVGVDRWWIDDSALDLGVTTYVVPRSRDIVVGGTEDHGAEDLTVDPATADAILARARALVPELADARVLGHNIGLRPSRPTVRLEREGDVVHCYGHGGAGVTLSWGCADEVAALVG; encoded by the coding sequence ATGGCTGAGGTGACGATCGTCGGTGCCGGCGTGATCGGACTGTCGTGCGCGGTGCGACTTCTCGAGGCGGGGCACGACGTGCGCGTGTACGGGCGGAGCCTCTCGCCCGACATCACCTCCGCCGTGGCCGCCGCCGTCTGGTACCCCTACCTCGCCGAGCCCCGCGACCGCGTCACCGGCTGGTCCGCCGCGACGCTCGCGGAATTCGCCGCCCTCGCCGCGCGCGGGGTCGACGGCGTCGTCATGACGCCCGGCACGGAGATCTTCCGCGAGCCCGTGCCCGAGCCCTGGTGGACCTCCGCGGTGCCGTCCGTGGAACGCGTCGAGGCGCCGCGCCCGGGCTACGCCGAGGGCTGGAGCTTCGTCTCGCCCGTCATCGAGATGCCCGTCTACCTGCCGTGGCTCGCGGGCCGCGTGCGCGAGCTGGGCGGCACCGTCGAACAGCGGGACGTCCGGTCCCTCGCCGAGCTGGACGGCACCGTCGTCAACGCGACCGGCCTCGGCGCGCGCGAGCTCGTCGGCGACGCCGGCATGGAGCCCGTGCGCGGGCAGGTCGTCTACCTGGAGCAGGTGGGCGTGGACCGGTGGTGGATCGACGATTCCGCGCTCGACCTCGGCGTCACCACGTACGTCGTGCCGCGCTCGCGCGACATCGTGGTCGGCGGCACCGAGGACCACGGCGCCGAGGACCTCACCGTCGACCCGGCCACCGCCGACGCCATCCTCGCGCGGGCCCGCGCCCTCGTCCCCGAGCTCGCGGACGCGCGCGTGCTCGGCCACAACATCGGCCTGCGGCCGTCGCGTCCGACGGTGCGCCTCGAGCGCGAGGGCGACGTCGTCCACTGTTACGGCCACGGCGGCGCCGGGGTCACGCTCAGCTGGGGCTGTGCCGACGAGGTGGCCGCGCTCGTCGGGTGA
- a CDS encoding DUF1269 domain-containing protein produces MSEYVAVISLPTRAATYEEFSELKNTADTYGIVSSAIVERNADGTYDIPETTDGTTGTGTLSGSLIGMLVGVLGGPVGMLLGMSVGTATGALVDASNLDDSDDVISLFAQQLPPGNNAIIVQTEEPTTDALDAQVARAGGRIARRPLDEVISELEAQQDAADAAAKAARKAAHEQKKQERHDKNEDRINALKAKFSRD; encoded by the coding sequence ATGAGCGAATACGTCGCCGTCATCTCCCTGCCCACCCGCGCCGCCACCTACGAGGAGTTCTCGGAACTCAAGAACACCGCCGACACGTACGGGATCGTCTCGTCGGCGATCGTCGAGCGCAACGCCGACGGCACCTACGACATCCCCGAGACCACCGACGGCACGACGGGCACCGGCACGCTCAGTGGTTCCCTCATCGGCATGCTCGTGGGTGTGCTGGGCGGACCGGTCGGCATGCTGCTCGGCATGTCCGTGGGCACCGCGACCGGCGCGCTCGTGGACGCGAGCAACCTCGACGACAGCGACGACGTGATCTCGCTGTTCGCGCAGCAGCTGCCGCCCGGCAACAACGCCATCATCGTGCAGACCGAGGAGCCCACGACCGATGCGCTCGACGCACAGGTCGCCCGGGCCGGCGGCCGCATCGCGCGCCGCCCGCTCGACGAGGTGATCAGCGAGCTCGAGGCGCAGCAGGACGCCGCGGACGCCGCCGCGAAGGCCGCCCGCAAGGCCGCGCACGAGCAGAAGAAGCAGGAGCGCCACGACAAGAACGAGGACCGGATCAACGCGCTCAAGGCGAAGTTCAGCCGCGACTGA
- a CDS encoding acyl-[acyl-carrier-protein] thioesterase — protein sequence MSDYEFLQAAPPGPSFERSWPVRTGDVDPERRVRLDGIARYLQDMANDEMFHRGFDATDPYWLVRRSIIDVHEPLHWPSDVTLLRWCESTSSRWCNMRITLRGSAGGHVETEAFWIRFSADSGMPTHISDGGMEYLQQYVTETRLRWKALNTATPPEPSAADYTVKLRATDFDPYQHLNNAAYLQLVEDDLNGDPLLAAPHRAVIEYLAPIPLGSSVQVRFERDDAGYRQWLYLLDADGAPARKPASAVSVVALPGEPFAPPAPWPPEQVDRIEWRV from the coding sequence GTGAGTGACTACGAGTTCCTGCAGGCAGCGCCGCCCGGTCCCTCCTTCGAGAGGAGCTGGCCCGTCCGCACGGGCGACGTCGACCCCGAGCGCCGGGTCCGGCTCGACGGCATCGCGCGCTACCTGCAGGACATGGCGAACGACGAGATGTTCCACCGCGGTTTCGACGCCACCGACCCGTACTGGCTGGTGCGCCGCAGCATCATCGATGTGCACGAGCCGCTGCACTGGCCCTCCGATGTGACCCTGCTCCGCTGGTGCGAATCGACCAGCTCCCGCTGGTGCAACATGCGGATCACGCTGCGCGGCAGCGCCGGTGGGCACGTCGAGACCGAGGCCTTCTGGATCCGGTTCAGCGCGGACTCGGGGATGCCCACGCACATCAGCGACGGCGGCATGGAGTACCTGCAGCAGTACGTGACGGAGACCCGGCTGCGCTGGAAGGCGCTCAACACCGCCACGCCGCCGGAGCCGTCGGCGGCCGATTACACGGTCAAGCTGCGCGCCACCGACTTCGACCCCTACCAGCACCTCAACAACGCCGCGTACCTGCAACTCGTCGAGGACGACCTGAACGGCGACCCGCTGCTCGCGGCCCCGCACCGCGCCGTCATCGAGTACCTCGCGCCGATCCCGTTGGGCTCCAGCGTGCAGGTGCGGTTCGAACGCGACGACGCCGGCTACCGGCAGTGGCTCTACCTCCTCGACGCCGACGGCGCGCCCGCCCGCAAGCCTGCCTCGGCCGTCTCCGTCGTCGCGCTCCCGGGTGAGCCCTTCGCCCCTCCGGCGCCGTGGCCACCGGAGCAGGTCGACCGCATCGAGTGGCGGGTCTGA
- a CDS encoding nucleotidyltransferase family protein produces MPSLRELVSPLNLLRRVIDEALADSPRGVVAVVLFGSAARGEATPDSDIDLAVIADGIWDDSQGLWDAVVQRYGGTCDILQYTPAEFIEWTAAGDEAVLQTIARDGITLWGETPTTTSSR; encoded by the coding sequence ATCCCCTCCCTGCGCGAGCTCGTGTCGCCGCTGAATCTGCTTCGGCGAGTGATCGACGAGGCACTCGCGGACTCACCGCGCGGAGTGGTGGCCGTCGTCCTGTTCGGGTCGGCGGCCCGAGGCGAGGCGACCCCCGACAGCGATATCGACCTCGCTGTCATCGCGGACGGGATCTGGGACGATTCGCAGGGCCTGTGGGACGCCGTCGTACAGCGCTACGGCGGCACCTGCGACATCCTGCAGTACACCCCCGCGGAATTCATCGAATGGACCGCAGCGGGCGATGAAGCCGTTCTCCAGACGATCGCGCGCGACGGCATCACACTGTGGGGCGAGACGCCGACGACGACCTCGTCGCGGTGA
- the fdhD gene encoding formate dehydrogenase accessory sulfurtransferase FdhD, giving the protein MGRITVRRAVEKVTVGSDPVRRIDSLAAEEPLEIRVAGAPLAVTMRTPGHDVELAAGFLVSEGVIGAAAEFRSAIHCGGPGAGGEINEYNVLDVALAPGVRPPSPDAARNFYTTSSCGLCGKASIDAVRTVSRFDVREDPVTVAPERIVALPDRLRAGQAVFDKTGGLHAAGLFDGASGELLVLREDVGRHNAVDKVIGWALLQERLPLRGAVLQVSGRASFELVQKAVMAGIPVLSAVSAPSSLAAELADEAGLTLLGFVRGDHFNAYSRADRVRVAVPEGPSPV; this is encoded by the coding sequence ATGGGACGGATCACGGTGCGGCGGGCGGTGGAGAAGGTCACCGTCGGAAGCGATCCCGTGCGCCGGATCGACTCCCTCGCCGCTGAGGAACCGCTGGAGATCCGCGTCGCGGGCGCGCCGCTCGCGGTCACCATGCGCACCCCCGGGCACGACGTGGAACTCGCCGCCGGCTTCCTGGTCTCCGAGGGCGTGATCGGCGCCGCCGCGGAGTTCCGCTCCGCGATCCACTGCGGCGGGCCCGGCGCCGGCGGGGAGATCAACGAGTACAACGTGCTCGACGTGGCGCTCGCGCCCGGTGTCCGGCCGCCCTCGCCCGACGCGGCCCGGAACTTCTACACCACCAGCTCGTGCGGGCTCTGCGGCAAGGCGAGCATCGACGCCGTGCGCACCGTCTCCCGCTTCGACGTGCGCGAGGACCCGGTCACCGTCGCGCCCGAGCGGATCGTCGCGCTCCCCGACCGGCTCCGCGCCGGGCAGGCCGTCTTCGACAAGACGGGTGGCCTGCACGCGGCCGGGCTGTTCGACGGTGCCTCCGGCGAGCTGCTCGTGCTGCGCGAGGACGTCGGGCGGCACAACGCCGTCGACAAGGTGATCGGCTGGGCGCTGCTGCAGGAGCGGCTTCCGTTGCGCGGCGCCGTGCTCCAGGTGTCCGGGCGCGCCAGCTTCGAGCTCGTGCAGAAGGCCGTCATGGCCGGGATCCCCGTGCTCTCCGCGGTGTCGGCACCGTCGTCGCTCGCGGCGGAGCTCGCCGACGAGGCCGGACTGACCCTCCTCGGCTTCGTCCGCGGCGACCACTTCAACGCCTACAGCCGGGCCGACCGCGTGCGCGTCGCCGTTCCCGAAGGCCCTAGCCCTGTGTGA
- a CDS encoding MerR family transcriptional regulator, whose translation MTEYRIDDLARVSGTTTRNIRGYQERGLLPQPLRRGRVAIYTEKHLRNLLAINKLLSNGFNLGHIATFLTNPGARIGDALDLTEILDEPWASGKGPVLDRGDLEARLGPLDDAALASLIEAGVVAETDEPGRYEAADRHIVGNLARLVGRGMDLAALVDVHKRFAATMAEAAEIYMTAAHDEVDRRRGPGWLPSTDEDVAWAVDLLGAMRRAGTENAHAALDRALDAALDQELRAHKVAAGNRAEGDGEAP comes from the coding sequence ATGACCGAGTACCGGATCGACGACCTGGCCCGGGTGTCGGGGACGACGACCCGCAACATCCGGGGCTACCAGGAGCGCGGGCTCCTGCCGCAGCCGCTGCGCCGGGGGCGCGTCGCGATCTACACCGAGAAGCACCTGCGGAACCTGCTGGCCATCAACAAGCTGCTCAGCAACGGGTTCAACCTCGGGCACATCGCGACCTTCCTCACCAACCCCGGCGCCCGGATCGGCGACGCCCTGGACCTGACGGAGATCCTCGACGAGCCGTGGGCCTCCGGGAAGGGCCCCGTCCTCGATCGCGGGGACCTCGAGGCCCGGCTCGGGCCGCTCGACGACGCCGCGCTCGCCTCCCTGATCGAGGCGGGCGTGGTCGCCGAGACCGACGAACCGGGCCGCTATGAGGCGGCCGACCGGCACATCGTGGGCAACCTCGCGCGCCTGGTCGGCAGGGGCATGGACCTCGCCGCCCTGGTCGACGTGCACAAGCGGTTCGCCGCCACGATGGCCGAGGCGGCCGAGATCTACATGACCGCCGCGCACGACGAGGTCGATCGCCGCCGCGGGCCGGGCTGGCTGCCCTCGACGGACGAGGACGTCGCGTGGGCCGTCGACCTGCTCGGTGCCATGCGCCGCGCGGGCACCGAGAACGCGCACGCCGCGCTCGACCGGGCGCTCGACGCCGCGCTCGACCAGGAACTGCGCGCCCACAAGGTCGCCGCGGGCAACCGGGCCGAGGGCGACGGCGAGGCTCCCTAG
- a CDS encoding flavin-containing monooxygenase, translated as MTHSVAVIGAGFAGVGAAIRLRDKGIDDFVVLERDTRIGGTWRDNTYPGAACDIPSRLYSYSFAPNPDWSHTYSGSAEILSYIEGMVESTGVGAHIRFEHTVTGLEYDADAGEWTIALDGREPIRARSVILASGPLANCSFPAIRGIEDYEGHKIHSARWDHDYDFTGKKVAVVGTGASAVQIVPELVKTAASVKVFQRTPGWVLPRINTETGEFTKGLYRSIPGAQQLARALWFWGHESVALGVVWNTPLTRVVEAVSKLHLRLQVRDPWLRRQLTPDFAAGCKRLLMTSDYYPALQRDNCKLVTWPIARIAPQGIRTVEGVEHRFDCIVFATGFDVSKTGSPVPVTGLDGRVLADEWSGGAYAYRSVAVSGYPNLYVTFGPNSGPGHSSALVYMEAQIDYITDAIAQLIRNGWKALDVRADVQEEYNRDIQRRLTATTWNSGCSSWYLTDDGFNATMYPGFASQYVGQLRTVDLQDYRILVHEEAGVAVPAG; from the coding sequence ATGACCCACTCCGTAGCCGTCATCGGCGCCGGCTTCGCCGGCGTCGGCGCCGCCATCCGCCTCCGCGACAAGGGGATCGACGACTTCGTCGTCCTCGAGCGCGACACCCGCATCGGCGGCACCTGGCGCGACAACACCTACCCCGGTGCCGCCTGCGACATCCCGTCGCGCCTGTACTCGTACAGCTTCGCGCCCAACCCCGACTGGTCGCACACCTACTCCGGCAGCGCGGAGATCCTCTCCTACATCGAGGGCATGGTCGAGAGCACCGGCGTCGGCGCGCACATCCGGTTCGAGCACACCGTGACCGGACTCGAGTACGACGCGGACGCGGGGGAGTGGACCATCGCCCTCGACGGCCGCGAGCCGATCCGCGCCCGCTCGGTGATCCTCGCCTCCGGACCTCTCGCGAACTGCTCCTTCCCCGCGATCCGCGGTATCGAGGACTACGAGGGCCACAAGATCCACAGCGCCCGCTGGGACCACGACTACGACTTCACCGGCAAGAAGGTGGCCGTCGTCGGCACCGGAGCCAGCGCCGTGCAGATCGTGCCCGAGCTGGTGAAGACGGCCGCCTCGGTCAAGGTCTTCCAGCGCACCCCGGGGTGGGTGCTGCCCCGGATCAACACCGAGACGGGCGAATTCACCAAGGGGCTCTACCGCTCGATCCCCGGCGCGCAGCAGCTCGCCCGGGCCCTGTGGTTCTGGGGCCACGAGTCCGTCGCCCTTGGCGTCGTCTGGAACACGCCGCTCACCCGCGTCGTGGAGGCCGTCAGCAAGCTGCACCTGCGGCTGCAGGTGCGCGACCCGTGGCTGCGGCGCCAGCTCACCCCCGACTTCGCCGCCGGCTGCAAGCGCCTGCTCATGACCAGCGACTACTACCCGGCGCTGCAGCGCGACAACTGCAAGCTCGTCACGTGGCCGATCGCGCGGATCGCGCCGCAGGGGATCCGCACCGTCGAGGGTGTGGAGCACCGCTTCGACTGCATCGTCTTCGCCACCGGCTTCGACGTCTCCAAGACCGGCTCGCCGGTCCCCGTCACGGGCCTCGACGGCCGCGTGCTCGCCGACGAATGGAGCGGCGGCGCGTACGCCTACCGCAGCGTCGCCGTCTCCGGGTACCCCAACCTGTACGTCACCTTCGGCCCCAACTCCGGGCCCGGGCACAGCTCCGCGCTGGTCTACATGGAGGCGCAGATCGACTACATCACCGACGCGATCGCCCAGCTGATCCGCAACGGCTGGAAGGCGCTCGACGTGCGCGCCGACGTCCAGGAGGAGTACAACCGCGACATCCAGCGCCGGCTCACCGCGACCACGTGGAACTCCGGCTGCAGCAGCTGGTACCTCACCGACGACGGCTTCAACGCCACCATGTACCCGGGCTTCGCCTCGCAGTACGTGGGCCAGCTGCGCACCGTCGACCTGCAGGACTACCGGATCCTCGTGCACGAGGAGGCGGGCGTCGCAGTTCCGGCCGGATAG